The sequence GGTTCGGTAGCCGACGGGGATCAATGCGATCTTTTTGGCGGGGTCGGCCGGGTGACGCAGCATCGGGATCTCTTTGCCTTCGTAAAACAGGCGTGCTTCGTCACCGGCCGGCAGGCTGATCAGCGCGGTCTGACCGTTGGCGATCTCTGTCGCGTCCGCGCTCAGCTGCAGACACAGCACGAACAGCACTGAAAAACCAAAGCGCATAGGAACTCCTCTCGGGATAGAACTTTCAACAGTATAGGCCTTTTCGGGTAAAGCGCCCATTTAACGGAGCGGGCAGCCGCATCTCTCAGTAGACGAAGTCACGAAGGGTAAACAATACTTTAGTAATAAGGTATATTTACTTGTGTATTCGTTGTTTTCTCTGTTATGATCGCTCAAATCATTTAGGTCGTCCGGAGTTATCGGGCGCTTCAAAGGAGACGTCATGGCAGCTGCTTGCCCCGTGGCATTGGTAAAGATTGATGAAAATCAGGTAAGACTGCAGGCGATGCTGGTCGTACTCAGCGCCGCTGCATTTTTGGGAAGCGGATCGTCCTGGCTGCTGGCGCTGCTGGTATACGATTTCGCGATCCGTGTTCTGGGAAGACCAAAAGGGAGCCCGTTCTTTCTGGTAAGCCGGCAGATCATCAAGCGGTTTGCGATGACGGCCAAACCCGTCGATGCGGGACCGAAAAAGTTTGCGGCTAAGATCGGGCTGCTCCTTGCGGTCGTAGCGATGGTGCTGGCCGTTGTCGACTATGGGATGGGTGCCGTATGGCTTATGGGAATGATGGGGCTTTTTGCGCTGCTCGAAGCCGCGTGCGGCTTCTGTGTGGGCTGTAAAGTGTATACGCTGTTTCTGCCGCTGCTGTCGCGGCGTTGAAGGGGGTTACCAGTAGCGGACGCGGCCCGTGTCGACGTGAACGAAGTGCGAT is a genomic window of Sulfurimonas sp. HSL1-2 containing:
- a CDS encoding DUF4395 domain-containing protein, with the protein product MAAACPVALVKIDENQVRLQAMLVVLSAAAFLGSGSSWLLALLVYDFAIRVLGRPKGSPFFLVSRQIIKRFAMTAKPVDAGPKKFAAKIGLLLAVVAMVLAVVDYGMGAVWLMGMMGLFALLEAACGFCVGCKVYTLFLPLLSRR